The stretch of DNA CCGCTCGTCCGCGGTCGGCGAGTAACCCAGGAGGTAACGAAGATCGTCCCCCGGGGCGACCGCGAGGAGGTCCATTTGCTGCTCCTTCATGAGCCGCCTGACGCGTTCCGTCCGCCCGCCGTAGTCCATGCGCACCCACCCCCTTCGTCGCCCCGATCTCCCACGGCCGCGCACCGCAGTCCTGCCGGCCCGACGCGGGCGCCTTGACAGAGGGGACGGCGCTACGGTACATCGGTGGGCGTGACGTGCCGAGCCCCTTCCGCAGCCCCCCCGAGAGAAACCGCCGCCGCGCGTGTCCGGCGCGCGCGGGAGATCGCGGCGCGCCTCGCCGCGCGGTACCCGCGCGCGAAGATTCCGCTCCACCACCGCAACCGGCTCGAGCTGTTGATCGCCACCATTCTCTCCGCCCAGTCGACCGACGCGCAGGTGAACCGCGTGACCCCGGCGCTGTTCCGGCGCTACCGGACCGCCGCCGACTATGCCGGCGCGCGTCGGAGCGAACTCGAAGCGATGATCCACAGCACCGGCTTTTTTCACGCCAAGGCGCGGGCGATCCAGACGTGCGCGCGCGCGCTGCTCGAGCGGCGCGGCGGCGAGGTGCCGCGAACGATGGAGGAGCTCGTCGCGCTGCCGGGCGTCGGCCGCAAGACCGCCAACGTCGTCCTCGGCGCGTCCGGGGTCCCGGGCGTTGTGGTGGACACCCACGTGCGGCGGCTCTCCCGGCGGCTTGCGCTGACGGCCCACGATGACCCTGACAAGATCGAGCCGGACGTCGGCGCCTTGATCCCGCCCGAGGAGTGGAGCGCCTTTTCCCTGCGGCTCATCTTCTTCGGCCGCGAGATCTGCACGGCGATCCGGCCGAAGTGCCCGGCCTGTCCGCTGCGCGACCTGTGTCCGTCGGCCCGCTACCTCGGCGCGCCCCCCTGGATGGCCCGCCCCGTCCGCGGGGCGCGCCGCGCCCGCGGGCGGCGCCCCGCCGTGAATCATCACGAGAAGCGGTCGGGGCGAACGCCGGCCGCGATCGCGCGGAGGGCATCCCGATGAGCGGACTGCTCGCGGATCGGACGGCGCTGGTGATGGGCGTCGCCAACCGGTGGAGCATCGCCTGGGCGGTCGCGCGGGCGTTCGCCCGTGAAGGCGCCCGGCTCGTCTTCACGTTCCAGGGCGGGCGGCAGGAGGACGACGTCCGGGCGCTCGCCGGGACGTTGGACGGTGCGCGCGTCCTGCCGTGCGACGTGACCCAGGACGGGGCGCTCGCGGCGCTCGCGCAGACGCTCGCTGCGGACGGCGTCGGGCTCGACGCCGTGGTGCACGCCGTCGCGTTTGCCAACCGCGAGGACCTCGGGGGCGCGTTCGTGGACACGTCGCGGGCCGGATTCGGCACGGCCCTGGACGTCAGCGCGTATTCGTTCGTCGCCGTCGCGCACCATCTACTGCCGGTGCTGCGGCCCGGCGCCGGACTGATTACGCTCACCTACATCGGCTCGACGCGTGTGATGCCAAACTACAACGTCATGGGCGTCGCCAAGGCGGCGCTCGAGGCGAGCGTGCGCTACCTCGCGGCCGACCTCGGCCCGCGCGGCTTTCGCGTCAACGCCGTCTCCGCGGGTCCGATCAAGACCGCATCGGCGCGCGCCATCCAGGGGTTCAGCCGGATCCTCGACGTGATGAAGGAGCGCGCCCCGCTCCGCCGCAACACCGACCCCGACGAGGTCGCCGACGCCGCCGTGTTCCTGGCGAGTCCGCTCGCGCGCGGCATCACGGGCGAGGTGCTGTTCGTGGACTGCGGATACCACGCGACGGGGCTGTAAGCGGGTAGGACGCGCACATCCCGGCCAGCGGACAGGCATCGCATCGGGGCCGGCGCGCGGTGCAGACGGTGGCGCCGAGATCCATCAATGCCTGATTGAAGTCGTACGCCCGTCCTCGAGGCAGCAGCCGCTCCGCGAGATCCCAGAGCGCCCGGTCGCCAACGCGCCGGTGGTCCCCCACCCACACCCGGCGCAGGACGCGCCGCACGTTGGTGTCGAGAACCGCCGCATCCCGGCCGAAGGCGAAACTCAAGACCGCGCCCGCCGTGTAGGCCCCGATACCCGCAAGCGACAGCAGCCCGTCCCGCGTCCCGGGCAGCCGGCCGCCGTGCCGGCGCACGACGATGCGCGCGATCGTCTGCAGCCGCCGCGGCCGGATGTTGTAGCCGAGCGGATACCAGGCCTCCCGCACCTCGCCCGCCGGCGCCGCGGCCAGTGCCTCCAGCGATGGATAGCGGCGCAGCCATTCGCGGTACTTCGGAATTACCCGCGACACCTGGGTTTGCTGCAACATCACCTCGGAGACGAGGACCCGGTAGGGATCCCGCGTCCGCCGCCAGGGGAGATCGCGGCCGTGACGCCGGTACCATGCGAGCAGCCGCCGGCTGAATGCCCGGCGCGCGGATGCGCCGGCCTCGACCGCCTTCACGGCCGTGCCGTGACCCGGGCGAAATAGACCGACGAGCCGGCGGGACCCGTATGCGTCCAGATGACGTCGAGCGCGCCGGCGTCCGACAACACGCCGGGGAACGTATTCCCGCCGTCCGCGGTGAGGCGCAGGATCGGGCCCCAGCCGCCCTTGTAGCGGCGCGCGTAGATCTGTCCGTCGTCGGAGTCCCACGCGGTCCAGGTCGCGCCGGACGCGTCGGAGGCGACCGAAGGATGAAAGACCGACACGCGCCCGCCGGCGGCCGACACCGCGACCGGCTCGCTCCAGGCCCCGCCCGCGCGGCGCGCGTAGTCGATCACGGACGCCTGCGCTTCGTGCTGCTCCCACACGAGCGCGAGGCCGCCCCGGGCGTCGACGGCCACATCCGGATTGAACTCGTCGCTCGGGGTACGGGAGACGCCCTCGGGCGCTCCCCATCCGGCCCCGTACGCCGCGTAGCGAACCTGATAGACGCGGCCGTCATATTGGTACCATACGGCGTGCAGGCGGCCGGTGAAGTCCGAGGCGAGCGCGGGGTTGATGGAATCGGGCACGCCGGTCGACACGAGGACCGGAGGCGACCACGTGCGGCCGTCGTATTCGGTGGAGAGGATTTCGTAGATCGAGCCGTGGCGGGTCGGCGCGGGCGTCGGACCGGCGCGGATCCCGTACCAGACGACGCGGGGACGGCCCGCGCGGTCGAGCGCCACCGCCGGATACCCGGCGTAGAGGCCCTCGGGCGAGATACGGCGCTGCGGCGCGAGCCATCCGCCGGCTGGACCGCCCCGCGCAGACGGGGCCCATTCCCGATAGTAGACTTTACCGACCCCGTCGTCGTAGCGCGTCCAGACGACGTGCACCCGTCCCGCCGCGTCGGCCGCGAGCGCGGCCAGGCGCGAGGCGACCGGCCCGTCGCTCGCCTGACCGAGGGGGACCCAGTGCCCGCCGCCGTCCCGGGAAGCGGCCAGCAGCACCTGGGTACCACCCGCGTCCCCGGCGTAGGCGGCCACCAGCCCGTCGCGCGTGCGCAGCAACTTGACCTCGTTGTTCGAGGCGGTGGCGTCGCTCGTCGCGCCCCGCGCGACCAGCACCGGGGCGCGAATCACGGCCGGCGCGACGGCGGCGGAACTCGACGGCCCTACGGCCGGACCGGTCATCGCCACGGCGACGGCGGCGGAGACGGCTGCGCCCGCCCAACGATACCACGTGGCGGGGGAATGGGCCGGCGCGCGCACGGCACACAGGATTGGCGCAGGAGACGCCGCTTCCCTTCGGCCCGCGAGGTGATCGGGCGCGCAGCGGTCAAATACATATGGTGACGAAGTTCGGGAGATCTCACCGCGCCGGACGTGCCCCACAGCGCGCGGACGGGAGCGTGAGATGACGGCGAGTACACAGGGACGGAGCGTCGTGCTGGCGCGGCGCGGGATGGTCGCCACCGATCATCCGTTGGCGACGGTGGCCGGCCTGCACGTCCTCGAGCACGACGGCAACGCCGTCGAGGCCGCGGTTGCCGTCGCCGGAGTCCTTGGAGTCGTGTTGCCGATGATGACCGGCCTCGGCGGCGACACGTTTGCGACGTACTACGAAGCGGCCTCCGGGACCGTCACGACGCTGCTCGGCAGCGGCGCGGCGCCGAAGGCCGCGACGCCCGAATGGTTCGCGGCCCGTGGCCATGCCACGATGCCGCTGCGGGGGATGCTGTCGCCGTCCGTGCCGGGCGCCGTCGATGCGACGGCCGCCGCCCTCGAGCGCTGGGGCGGCGGCCAATCGACGCTCGGCCGGCTGCTCAAACCGGCGATCCACTACGCGGAATCGGGATTCCCAGTCAGCGAGCGGCTGGCGTCGTGGTTCGCGGAGTCGCAGGACGTCCTGGAGCGCTACCCGTCGACGGCCCGGGTATTTCTGCCCCACGGGCGGCCGCCGGCGGTCGGCGAGGTGCTCGTGCAGCAGGACCTTGCGCGCTCGCTCCATCTCATTGCCGACGAAGGGCCGCGCGCGCTGTACGAAGGGCCGCTCGCGGAGCGGATCGCCGGGTATGTGCGCGAGCACGGCGGGCTCATGAGCCGTGAGGACTTGGCCGGGCATCGCTCCGAGTTCGCGGAACCGGTGCGCACCGCCTACCGCGACCTCGTGGTGCACACGACCCCGCCGCCGTCCCAGGGGTTCGTGCTGCTGGAAATCCTCAACATCCTGCGCGACGACGATTTCGCGGCGGTGCCCTGGGGATCGGCGGACGCGGTGCACGTCATGGTGGAGGCCAAGAAGCTCGCGTTTGCGGACCGCCTGGCCTACGCCGGCGACCC from bacterium encodes:
- the nth gene encoding endonuclease III; amino-acid sequence: MTCRAPSAAPPRETAAARVRRAREIAARLAARYPRAKIPLHHRNRLELLIATILSAQSTDAQVNRVTPALFRRYRTAADYAGARRSELEAMIHSTGFFHAKARAIQTCARALLERRGGEVPRTMEELVALPGVGRKTANVVLGASGVPGVVVDTHVRRLSRRLALTAHDDPDKIEPDVGALIPPEEWSAFSLRLIFFGREICTAIRPKCPACPLRDLCPSARYLGAPPWMARPVRGARRARGRRPAVNHHEKRSGRTPAAIARRASR
- a CDS encoding enoyl-ACP reductase; the encoded protein is MSGLLADRTALVMGVANRWSIAWAVARAFAREGARLVFTFQGGRQEDDVRALAGTLDGARVLPCDVTQDGALAALAQTLAADGVGLDAVVHAVAFANREDLGGAFVDTSRAGFGTALDVSAYSFVAVAHHLLPVLRPGAGLITLTYIGSTRVMPNYNVMGVAKAALEASVRYLAADLGPRGFRVNAVSAGPIKTASARAIQGFSRILDVMKERAPLRRNTDPDEVADAAVFLASPLARGITGEVLFVDCGYHATGL
- a CDS encoding A/G-specific adenine glycosylase, with translation MKAVEAGASARRAFSRRLLAWYRRHGRDLPWRRTRDPYRVLVSEVMLQQTQVSRVIPKYREWLRRYPSLEALAAAPAGEVREAWYPLGYNIRPRRLQTIARIVVRRHGGRLPGTRDGLLSLAGIGAYTAGAVLSFAFGRDAAVLDTNVRRVLRRVWVGDHRRVGDRALWDLAERLLPRGRAYDFNQALMDLGATVCTARRPRCDACPLAGMCASYPLTAPSRGIRSPRTAPRP
- the ggt gene encoding gamma-glutamyltransferase; protein product: MTASTQGRSVVLARRGMVATDHPLATVAGLHVLEHDGNAVEAAVAVAGVLGVVLPMMTGLGGDTFATYYEAASGTVTTLLGSGAAPKAATPEWFAARGHATMPLRGMLSPSVPGAVDATAAALERWGGGQSTLGRLLKPAIHYAESGFPVSERLASWFAESQDVLERYPSTARVFLPHGRPPAVGEVLVQQDLARSLHLIADEGPRALYEGPLAERIAGYVREHGGLMSREDLAGHRSEFAEPVRTAYRDLVVHTTPPPSQGFVLLEILNILRDDDFAAVPWGSADAVHVMVEAKKLAFADRLAYAGDPRFVATPLGRLLDPAYGQTRRRAIDPARAAEAAPSGGLPEAAGDTTAFAVADRHGNVVSWITSISSSFGCGEVVDGTGILLNNRAGRGFSLVPGHPNRLAPGKRTMHTLMPLIATRGGRPVLAWATRGGDAQAPWDLQVLMNVIAYGMNVQEAVERPRWFSFPATDPHTVASPYELRMEAGFPEETYDGLRRRGHRVITPRPGIGGVQAIQVDAERGVYAGGSDPRADGCAIGR